The Anolis carolinensis isolate JA03-04 chromosome 2, rAnoCar3.1.pri, whole genome shotgun sequence genome contains the following window.
CAAGTTCGGATGATGCCAAAGAACAACTCATAGAAGAATGCGAAGAAATGTGGAGAGTGATAGAAGAGGTAAAGACCAGTCTTTGGGGATTGAATACTGATACTTTTAAGTTGAATGTATGTTAATGTGATCAGTGGAGCTGCACAGATTGATATTAGGTACTTCAGTTAATTTATTATGCTTATATATGTGCCCAAGCAAGCTGAAAATAGAGATAAAATTAGAAATGATTTTTGAAAAGACATCAAAGGTAAGTTCTTGCCTTCTCTGAGTTTGTATAAAATGAACAGTAGTGAGTAAATTAATGTAAGTCCAAACAAAAAATATCTACCATATTATACTTACTGTGCTGTCAATACATGCTAGCATGAATTTACTAATGGAAAACCTATCAGAAGATGTTGATAGGCTTAGGTACAAAGAGGAATTTAAAGGAGTACTTAGATATGTTGTTAAATGGCTCAAAGTTAGTAATATTTTCCAGAACATGAAATGTGCAACATAACTTGTTTTTGTTTGAAGATGCATGATTCTTCCAAGGTGAAGCACTTATAAGCTTTCATTTCAATGGAAGAGAGTTTAGATTTTAACTCTCCAATTCAAATGAACGGGATCTCAGTTTAATTGAGTCTTCACTGTTTCTAACTTTGAAGGAATAGGAAATGATTAGTTGACTGAGCTTATGAAAGAGGGAATAGGAATAATGTGGATGTCTGTATATATCTTtatctgtctttttttttctttttaattaagtgtcaGAATAAATTAGCACTTCAAGAAACAGAAACTCTTCCGGATTCAGATCCCAAGGTACAGTTAGAATTTCCTTCTGAGAACTATCAGGGAAAAATGTTTCCTGTGCATAGTGTGTCAGGATTAATAGATTTCCAATCCTGTTTGATATGCATCTATTTATGCATTTAAATGTCTACCTGATCTAATCCCAAATGTGTAACATGGACATTAACCAGCCTCCCTAATTGTACTGGCTGGGAGTGTTGTAAAGTATACACTAACAAATCTGGAGGGATCAAGTTGAGAACAGATGgcttaaatcagtgattcccaaagtaggtgctaccaccccctggtgggcactgcagcgatccagggggcggtgatggcacctattaggacatgggggcggagccaggggaggggagggctttttcccaagagcctgaaacagggctgagaatctatacctctcctgaggcgcttgttgggacacagagggcggagctagggaagggggcggggcctccttccaagagcccgagacagggctgggcCTTATACccctcctgagagaccttttaagactaaagggcggggcagGGGCAGGGGCTCtttccaagagcgcaagacagggctgagcctccgtATACCTcctctgaggtgcttgttagaacatgggggtggggtatagaggttgaGCCCCCCTCcgttagccccgccccctgtgtctttggaggtgccgcaggacagggatagaagctcagccctgcctctaaaactcgtaactccgcccatccctgtcctggccgcccatttgtgggccctccccctccaagccctgcatcttggactaggggagaggctcagccccgccctcttgagcaggagccacacccacccctctaagccatgcccccctttctgGGGGCACTGAGTAAaaatttttctggaaagggggcggtaggccaagtttgggaaccactggcttaaatcCTGCATATTTTGAAATGCATGGCAGGTAAACAAATTTGCAACAACAAAGATGTATCCAATATAGCTGTAGCTTCCAGTGGAAACAAGTGTATCCAGAGTCTTGTATGTTTTAGGTTTTAGATTGTacgttgtattgtttttaatactgttagccaCTTTGTGttccttttaagagagaaaaaacaggatataatttttaaaaaacccacagagTCCTTTTCAATCAAATCAAAGCTTCATCTAGCATTTGCTTCTATCTTTTTCCACTGTGGCCTACCAAATATCCCTGGAAAATCCTAAAGTTCAGATATGAAAATGATGCTGTTTTCCATGATTCTTAGTGACATGGAGTCTCCTTGTAGCCACTACAATTAACAGATGGTTGAGTAAATGGTCTGTGTTGTTTTATCCATGAGTCATAACCATTCTACTAGGAGCAgcagtggcacaataggttaaagcTTTGTGAACGGCTGACCTGAAGATTTGGTtcctgatctgaaggttgccagttcgaatctgcgggaTGGAGTAAGTttccgtctatcagctctagcttgtgaggacatgagagaaaccttccagtaacacatctggcatcccctaggcaacgtctctttagatggccaattctctcacaccaggagcaacttgcaaGTCGTttatgacacaattaaaaaaaccaTTCTGCCACTGCAGCTAGTATACATAATAGGTTTCGTCTTCTCTAACAATCCTAAATATATTCCCTCTGTTTAAGTACAAGGTCGCAGGTATTTTTTCATTTGACTTATTATTACAAGCTGATTATTTACCTTCaccttatctttatttatatttaggCTGGCTCAATGTTCTTATTGTATGATGTTATGTAATATACTTCTATCACAGTTCTCAAAGCTTCAATGAGgcaaacaaatataaaaacagctcAGCCTATTGTACAGTGCAGTGTTATACGCTAGTGCTGTTCTGTAACAGTATAGAATTTGACTTATATTGAGATTATATTAGGAGACAGAGGAATTTGGTAAAACTTTCCAGCTTTAAAAGTTTAGTTTAAGATACAcacaaatattgtgtataacaacatattttatatgaagttttaaaagttttgaatGTTTGACAGCTTCCATTGTTAATGAAACGTTTAAAGACTCAAACGGCAGAATTTAACCAATGgcaaaagaaagaacctggaggtaagttatttttgaaaataaaactttAAACTTAAAAGCTATGAAGTCTTAGGTCTTCAAAATGTCTAGGCTTCCGTGAAATGTATAATCATTATATTAATTAATGACACCCTGCTCTTACTCGTTTTAGCATTGTTGTATTTTAGGCCCTTCTTCATTCTATCAAAATGTAGTCTTGTTTTTTTCCTTAGTGAAATTTCATTCTaaattctcaggattttcttcaTACTAAAGTATCTCAGAAGAGCTTTAGCATGATGTATTTTGGGGGATGGCACCTTTTGTCTTTCCCTCAGTCTTGTGTCCATTCTCTAAATACCTACAAAATAGCAGTTCAATTGCAACATAATTCCAGGATTAACAGTTGgtcctatctgatcttgaaagttagCGGGGTCAGTACTGCATATTGTATaggaaacaaacaaagaatagcaggtgctataggctgtatttcagaaaaaggaactggcaaaactacctcttgagatttccttgcctaagaaaaccctgtaaaattCATGGCATTGACAGGTGCCTTGGAGGCGCAGACACACAGCTTTGAGGTGCtattttttgaactacaattcctataaaacTCTGTTAGAATAGCAAATAGCTATTCTGGTCAAGGAATTCTAGGAGCTCTTTGGTCATTGTGTATTTAATATGCATGAACATATTTTGATCTGTAAGCTGTAAGATAAACTGAGAAAATGGGACatacaatatacatatacattgacTTTCCAGATATTCTCATCTAGATATTGGCAATATCTAAATCTGCCTTGGAGTTGAGATATTATTTTACATCAGGTGCCTTTGGAATGTTTTCTGAACTAAAGGCCATAAAGAATTCACAGACGTGTCCATGCTATAGAAAATGTGGGGGAAAATGTGTGCTTCCACCCAAGAGAATATTTAGTATATTCTGTGGAAATGAACTGAGCCAGTGTCGATTTCTTCATATATTAAAATCTTCTGCTTATAGTCATAATTCTGTTGAAATGCTGCATCCAGCTGTGTTTTCATTCAGCCTTACATGTAATCACTTTCTCATAATTGTCTTCTAGTAAGCGTGCTTTGCCTTTATATTTTTCATTGAAACTTTATGATTTTATCATTGTCATTTCCTCTGTAATTGTTCTTTTTATACAAAGCTTCTAATAtaccttcattttttttctcgtgtcaggagtgacttgagaaactgcaagtcacttctggtgtgagagcattggccGTCTGCCAGGATATTGCCgagggacgcccagatattttacctccttgtgggaggcttctctcatgtctccacatgggaagttggagctgacagacgggagctcaccccgctccctggattcaaactgtcgaccttttgatcagtcttgctggcacaaggatttaacccattgcgccaccggggactccttcaTTGATTTACATAATCTTTTTTTGCTCTCATAATTTCATTGCTTTCAGTGTCAGAATATCTTTGctcaaaaataaaataggcaACACCTTTAAGACAGCTTGCTCACAAATAACAGATCTAACTTATAACATGCCATGATAtttgaaatacttttaaaaataagaacgcCTAAATATTCCCTCACAGGTTATGTGCAATTGTCATACAGTCTATCACTTTAAATGGAAGATATATTGTTCTGTTAGACTATAGTTTTCAGTCCTTtggtaaatactgtattttttcagTTCTAAGAGTATCTCTCTTATCCTTCAACAAACAATCCTATCTTGCATATAGGCCTAGTTCCTCAGTCCCAAATAGTGATTATAAATTTGCTGGGAAAATTAGTTTGAAAATCAACTGCTCAAAATCAACTGCAAATTTGATTTAGTGTATCATTTTGACGTAGTTTTAGATAAGAATGTAAAAGTTTATCATATTAATATTGTCCActgtataaataaaacattttgccAAGAGTCAAAATGCCTGAGCGAAAATAGATGTTTAAGGGACAGAAATTTAATAAAGCAAATTGGTCTACATTTTAGACAGATATGTATGTTTGACCTATGCGCATTGACATCCCACTCATTGGTGAAGACTGTCTTGGGAGGGAGAATTGTCTTAATTTTATATTCTGtccataataatttatttctttaagCCATTGTTCATGTTTATTCTGTTGATGTTTTGTCTTCTGTTCACTGCATTGTATTTGAAGTTGTATTGTTCTACTTCGTTGAAACCTTTTTAAATAATACAACCAAACTGTTGACTGGCAGTTCAGTGTTTTGCATTATAGATATAGCAACCACTAAGTGTAACTCaaggagaggaaagacaaagtATTAAGGAGAAATTAATGAAAAAGATCATCTGGAGGACAGATTTACAATAGAAGATGAATATGCAGAGAATTAGTTCAACTCAATTTTCACTGTAGCAAAGGTTCATTCACTCCAAAAGTAATGACCAAATCCCACAAAGAAGACATTATCTCCATGCAGATAATCACCAGGATTCTATTGCTAGAGAGCATCTCTACTATAACCTCCAACAAATAATGATTAGAACTGATGTTTGTTGTACTTTTTCCAAGTGTTGCATTAGAGGAAGGGGAAAAATATCTGGTTTTTGGCTAACCATTCCCACCACTCTAtacagaagggaaaaagaagagaaaaagaatatGGTTcatttccccagagaagtgtatTCTACCCTGCAGCTTTTCAAACTTGGTTAGTGAACTATCACGCCATATGAATTCTTTAGGAGACAGAGCCTACCCCTTCTCTGTCTATTCAAATAAGTAGCCATAAGTATGAATAATGTTCATAATTATAACTGAATATCTGTTGTAAAGATCTGtactaaaagagagagaaaatagctGCTTCAGCCCAATTTTGACACATGTTGCAAATAAGCTTATTTAGTtgaaaaatatgttatttttgtttttcagtgattACTACAAATCCAGAGGTTCTGGTAACCTTAGGAAGAGACCAGGTATGtcctttaaatgtttttaaaataactaaCTAGTTATTCTCGCTTTAGCGTACCAGTCTTAggaataaatatacatatatcccACTAGCTTCCCTATGGATGGGAATGTGCAACTATCTTGATTATGTTGGAATGCAGCTGCAGGCAGATCTGGCTTTCATAAGCAAATGTGAAGGATAGTGGGAGTTGGAGCAGCAACATCTAGAATTTTACATAGTCAACATCTTTGTCTTAGGAAGCAATTGATGCGTTCTGCATCTTTTACTAGTGACACATTAGTTTTAATTTATAGAACTGTTGGGGTGTAATAACAGGAATGTTGATACATTGATCCTTTTCTCAACCCAAtgttctccagatgtgttggcTGGGAGTCATGACAGTTGCGTGCCAGCACATCTGGAGGACACTAGATTAGGGAAGCTTGCTCTACAGAGTATAAAAGCTAACAGTGTCTCTGAAATAGTATTATGCCCTGGAAAACATCATTTACAGCATATGGTGGAGCAGCCAAGGGGTTGTCATTCCTCCTCTTTTTTGACCCTATCTCCTATATAAATTGGGACTCCAAAAATGTTTTTGCCCCCAAATGGGCAGTAATTCCATGCAAATACCCCATGGCATGTTCTTTTTGCCATTTCTCTGCATTTGAGGTAATTTTGCATCTTACTTCTACCCTAGAAAAGGTGATCCTCTCCCATGTAAAGGAATGGACAATAGTGCTGCCAATAGACTTCGggcatttgtttttttgttttgtttttttgtttgtttttttgcaaaaatattttgacCTCTGAATTTGTGGTAGATTGCATTTAGCTTGATGGAGTTTAGGTCTGCCTAACTTCCTTGAAGGTATTATAAATCAGATGTGTTTTAAAGCCCAACATGTTATGGAAATAGCATCTGCAAATATTACTTCTGAGTTCTTCCAAATCTGGGCCTAACAAGCAAACCTAGAATGTGTTTGTGGTAGGATTTTAACATAGTGGTCAAAGAAATACTATACAACATTACCTGTGAAGATTCCTGTGGTTACTctagtaaaataaataattataatgtaGCTAGTAAATGAAGTCACATTTACATTAgaaaggtttttattttattttatttttttaaaactttatttgtctTTCTCTGGATGTTGTTATATTCCAACAGTTTTCTTTTACTGATTAGAAGTGAAAGTGGAGCTGGTCTGCTACTTTGTTACAGCAAGATAAGATCCCACAGTCTTTACTTTGAGAAAATATCATACATTCAAAATCCTATTTCTTTGACATTTCTGTTTTCTAGACAGCTTCGCTGAAAATTTCAATTTTTATAATACATGTGTATACAtatttatgtgtgtatacatatttattttattcttgggTAAACATTAATCTAGAATTATAACATTATACAAAAACCATATGGATGGTTATTTATATGAAATAGACTGTTCTGCTAACATCTGTGGACCCCTTCCTATTCCACTGCTGTGGCCACCAACTGGAGGGACCTCCTGGTTAGTGTACAACGAACATAGATGGCTATCTATTGGCTTTTGCTCATATTTAAACCTCCCAATACTGTAGCATTCACATAAATTTACGTATATactaggcatggacaaaccttggccctccaggtgttttggacttcaactcccacaagttcTAACAACcagtaggaattgtggaagttggagtccaaaacacctggagggccaaagtttgcctatgcctggataTATAAATACATCAAGCACTGTCTTATATTGAGTTTGATAGCATATTCACAACAATTGTTTCTTAAACAAAAAATTTTTTTAGTTGCAGAAATTAGACCAGGAACTTGAGATGGTGCTATCATCAGTTCAGGCAAGGAATAAAAACCTGAAGCAAAACTTGCTAAGGTATGCGTTGTATCGGACCCAGTGTTCATTTTGAACCATTCAATTGGTGTTATACAAAAAAAAGTTTAGCTGCTTTGTCTGTTTTTCTGATGTCTGTGTTAAAAGGGAACAACAGTGGTTGGAAGAACATCAACGATTAATAGACGATCTCAATCAAAttgaggaagaactcagcaatgAAATTGTAAACCTTTCTGAGAAAAGGTAGGTAGACAATTGTGTCTTATGTCTAGTACACATCTAGCAGTATACTCTTTATCCTTTGTGCCCTTACAGTCCTCCAGAGC
Protein-coding sequences here:
- the cenpk gene encoding centromere protein K isoform X3, encoding MAENFANNKQNMSPTITSPLTSSDDAKEQLIEECEEMWRVIEECQNKLALQETETLPDSDPKLPLLMKRLKTQTAEFNQWQKKEPGVITTNPEVLVTLGRDQLQKLDQELEMVLSSVQARNKNLKQNLLREQQWLEEHQRLIDDLNQIEEELSNEIVNLSEKRVFQELETKTLTVTACKDKMLTALGEFLEEHFPIPEKCETTRKKRRSEPEVQLTTLHEILENLIEKHVIAPHDPYITINASFWPPYVELLLRYGTALRHPEDPDRIRLENFDN